The window TTCGGATTTACATTATTTAATATGGGATTTGACCAATTACCAAATCCGCCGAAGGCTAAAATTAAATCTTAATTTTTACCACTTAGAATAAACAAGAAAGCCAGCTAATTTATAGCTGGCTTTTTTTATTTGTAAGAATCTAATTACTTCTTTTCTGCTTTTTTAAAAATATACTTCTTCAAATATTTGGCATCTTTTTTAACTCCGCCTAAAGTTGCAGAACCTCTTGTGTACAACCACGGAAGTCCTAAAAAGTACAATCCGTCAAGGTTTTCGCTTACGCCTCTGTAATTTTTTGGATAGTAGCTTTCATCTAATTCAATACCTTCAATCCAATTAAAATTTGGTTTAAAGCCTGTTGCCCAAACAATATTTTTAATATCGTTTACTTTTTGCTTTTCAAAAATTATGGTTTGTTCATTTGCATCTAATGTTCTACCAACGCAGGTAACATTTTTCTTTTTAAACAACGTTTTTACATCCGTTCCAATAACGGGTTGTCCACTTTTACTTAGTTTTTTACCAATCCAAGAATATTTATTAGCAGTTAAAAAACCAACTTTACTAAACCACCACCACAACGTTTTTCCTAATATTTCCTGCGGAAGTGAAGTAATATTAGTGTTTCCAGAAAAGTAAACAGGTTTGTTAGTTTTAGAAACTTCTTCTAAAATCTGAACTCCAGAATCTCCTGCACCAACAACTAAAGTTGCTCCTTCTTGCAATTGATTTGGACTTTTATAATGCTCACTATGTATTTGAAAAATATCTTTTGAAATCTTTGTGTGACAACTTGGAGTAAATGGTTTATGAAAAGGACCTGTTGCAATAATTACATTTTTTGCTTCAAAATTTTGGGTTTCACTTTTTAATGTAAAAACACCATTCTCTTTTTTAAGTGCTATTATTTTCTGATTAAATTCAATTGGAATATTAAACTTAGCAACATACTTTTTTAAATAAGTAGCAACTTCAAACTTGTTTGCATAATGTCCTTTTTTATGAGGAAATTTAAATCCGGGTAAACTATTAAACTCAGAAGGTGTAAATAGTTTTAAAGAATCCCATCTTTTTAACCAAGGAGCCCCAATTTCAGCATTCGCATCAACTATTACATAATTTTCCTTGTGTTTATTAAGGTAATAAGCAATTGCTAAACCAGATTGACCAGCTCCTATAATTATGTAATCTTTCATATAAATTAATTCTACTACAAAACTACGCTATTTAAAAGACCTTCACTTATATTCTGAAATTAGTTCATAAAACCATTATAAATCAATGTTTTTTATTAATTCCTTATCTTTGAAAAACTATGTTTTTAACATCATCCTTTTAAAAGTTAAAGTTTTAGCGTTAAAAACTGTAACATATTAAAATTTAAGACACTAATACTTAAATCAATCTAAATTAAACACAATGAAAATAATTAAAAAAGCACTTTTTGTTTCTGCAATTGCAGCAGGAATGATTGCTTGTAAATCAGATCAATCCGAAGAAAAATCGGCAGGTATTATCCTTGAAAACATGGATACTTCTGTAAAACCAACAGATGATTTCTTTAGATATGTAAACGGAACTTGGTTAGACAAAACTGAAATTCCAGCAGACAGAACTTCTTGGGGAGGTTTTGGAGAATTACGTAAAAAAACCGATGCTGATGTTTTGGACATTTTAAACGAAGCAATTGAACAAAGAGATTTTCCGAAGGTAAAAGATGCAAACGGAAATGAAATAGATTCAGATCAAGAAAAAGCAGTAAACTATTATGAAACTATAATGGATACTGTTGCAAGAAACGAGCAAGGTATTGAGCCAATAAAGCCGTTTTTAGCTAAAATTGATGAAATTAAAACAAAGAAAGATGTTGAAACATACATAACAAACATGGCGCCTTACGGTGGTGGAGGTTTTTACGGTTTTGGTGTTTATAACGATTTAAAAAACAGTAGCCAATATGCAGGTTATATGGGTGCTGGCGGTTTAGGTTTGTCTCGTGATTATTACGTAGATGCTAAAGTAGCAGACAAATTAGCTAAATATCAAGAGTTTGTAGCTAAGATGTTCGTAACTTTTGGAGATGATGAAGCTACTGCTAAAAAGAACGCAGCAACAATTGTTGCTTTCGAAAAAAGCTTAGCAGAACCTCAGATGACAAAAGAAGAGCGTAGAGATACTCGTAAAATGTACAACCCAATGTCGGTTGCAGAGTTGTCTAAATTATCTCCTGGTATTGATTGGGATGCGCACTTAAAAGGAATTGGTGTTACAGATTTAGACAAAATAATTGTTACAGATTTAGGATACTTTAAAGCCTTAAGCGGTGTTTTAGCTTCTCGTTCTGTAGAAGATATTAAATTATTATTACGTTGGAACACAATTAACGGTTCTTTAGGTGTATTATCTACCGATTTAGAAACTGCAAACTGGGAGTTTTACAGCAAAGAAATGCGTGGAGCAAAACAACAACGTCCAAGAGACGAGCGTGCTTTAGGAAACCTAAACGGTGCCGTTGGTGAAGCTTTAGGTAAATTATACGTTGACAAAATGTTTCCGCCAGAGGCGAAAAAGAAAGCTGAAGAAATGATTGATAATGTAATGTTAGGTTTCGAAAAGCGTATTGCTGGTTTAGAGTGGATGAGTGAAGAAACGAAAACAAAAGCATTAGAAAAATTACACAAATTAACAGTTAAAATTGCCTATCCAGATGTTTGGAAAGACTATGCAGCTTTACAAGTTAAAGGATTAGAAAAAGGTGGTACTTATTTCGAAAACGCTAAAAACGTTACCAAGTGGAACTACAACAAAAACATGGCTAAATTAGGTAAGCCAGTTGATAGAACAGAATGGGGAATGTCTCCACAAACTGTAAACGCTTACTTTAATCCCGTAAATAACGAAATTGTATTTCCAGCAGCAATTTTACAACCTCCATTTTATGATTATAAAGCAGACGAAGCTGTAAATTATGGTGGAATTGGAGCAGTAATTGGACACGAAATTTCGCATAGTTTTGATGATTCTGGAGCGCGTTTTGACGGAGACGGAAACCTTAAAAACTGGTGGACAGATCAAGATTCTGAAAAGTTTGCAGTAATTGGTAAACAATTAGTAAAACAATACAGCGATATTGTTGCAATAGACAGCATGCACTTAAATGGTGAGTTCACTTTAGGAGAAAATATTGGAGATTTAGGTGGTGTACAAGCTGCTTATGAAGGTTTACAAATTTTCTTAGAAAAAGAAGGAAGACCAGCAAATATAGATGGTTATACTCCAGAACAACGTTTCTTCCTTTCTTGGGGAACTATCTGGAGAACTAAAATGCGTGATGAAGCTCTTAAGAATTTAATTATGACAAACACACACGCGCCAGGACAATACAGAGCTTATATGCCGCTAAAAAACGTAGATGCTTTCTATGAAGCTTTCGGTGTTAAAGAAGGTGATAAAATGTACATAAAACCAGAAGAAAGAGTTAGAATCTGGTAGACACGCAGTGTCTTTTGTTATGATTCTCTTTACGGAGAATTGTACAAATTATATCATAGAAAACCGATACGAAAGTGTCGGTTTTTTTATTTCATTTAGTGTAGCCAAAATTTGGGCGTTACCTTTCAGGCCGCGCTTTCCACTATATCTTTTTTTCATTCTTCAAAAAAGGATGCCATTACAATCGCTAACGCGGGCGTATTTATCAACTAATTTAATATCCATTAAAACAATAAAAACCTATTTTTGTTTTGTGCTAAAAGTAAACAACATATCATTTAATTATAAAGAAAGTAAAAATGTTTTAAAAGACATCAATTTTCAACTAAAAGCAGGAGAACATTTGTGTATAATGGGCGAAAGCGGAAGCGGAAAATCGACACTTTTAAAAATAATTTACGGATTATTAGACCTAGAAAAAGGAGACATTTCTTGGAACAAAGAACCCGTTTTAGGACCAAAACATAACTTAGTACCAGGTTTCGAAAACTTTAAATACGTAGCACAAGATTTCGATTTAATGCCATACACTTCAGTTTCAGAAAATATTAAAAAATTCTTATCTCGTTTTTATCCAGAAGAAAGCGAAAAAAGAACGCAAGAATTGTTAGAAGTCATAGAAATGAAACCTTTTGAAAACACAAAGGTTAAAAACCTAAGTGGCGGTCAACAACAACGTGTTGCTATTGCAAGAGCATTAGCAAAAGAACCCGAAGTATTATTGCTAGACGAACCTTTTGGACAAATAGATAATTTTAAAAAGAACTCGTTAAGAAGAAATTTATTTACCTTTTTAAAAGAAAAAAATATTGCCTGTATAATTGCAACACATGATGAAAATGATGCACTCTCTTTTTCTGATAAACTAATTGTAATACAAGATCAAAAAATAATTGCTAACGATACTCCAATAGCAATTTACAACAACCCAAAAAGTAAATACATTGCTTCTTTGTTCAACGATGTAAATGAAATTACCATAAACAGCGAAACCCTTTTATTGTATCCACATCAAATTAAAATTGTAGAATCTATAGGTACTGAATCAAGTTCAGCACAGGCAACCGTTTTAAACGCTTACTTTAAAGGGTTTTATTGGTTAATTGAAGTAGATTTTAATGGAAAAAGTGTGTTTTTAAATCATACTTCTGAAGTAGAAAAAGGAAATCTTATTCAACTAAAATTATAAAAAAAAAATCATCTTAATTAAATAATTAAGATGATTTAAAATATCTGTTAAAGAAGGGTGGGGGAAATTTTTTTTATCAAATATTATTTCCGCAAATATATATCAGATTTACATTTAAAAAAGGTAACAATATGCTTTTAAACTGTAAAAATGGGAAAAATTAATCTTTATTTAGCTTTCTAAATTCTTCTGGAGTAGTATTATTGTGTTTTTTAAAGTACTTATAAAGGTTGGTTGAATCATTAAAACCTGTTTTAAAAGCAATTTCCTTTACAGATAAACTTGAGTGTAAAAGAAGGCTTTTTAATTTCACCATAACTGTTTGGTCAATAAACTCTTTAGCAGGTTTATTTGTAATAAATTTTACAATTGTGTTTAATTTTTTTGTTGAAAAACCGAGCTTACTAGCATAATCAAAAACTTTTTTGGTTTTACAATAATCTTGTTCAAGTAGATTTTGAAACCTTATAAATTCTTTAATATATTTACTTAATTGAACCTTATTATGTCCTTCAGACTTTATTCTATAAATAAGGGTAATTAAAATATGAATAAGGCTTCTAATTAGTTTTAGAGAATATTTATCATTTATATGTAAAATTTCATTTTCAATTCCGGTTACTAATTGAAAAACTCCATGAAACTCTCTTTCTCTTGTTTGTGTTTTGGGAGACACTAACAACTCATTAAACATCTGTATAGCATTTGCAACCTCATTTTCATTTAGATAACTATTTAAAAACTCTTCTTTAAAACAGAGTATAAATCCTTTTGTATTAGAATTTAAATAAAATTTATGTATTTGGTTTTTTCTAACGGAGAGAATAGTTCCTTTTTCGTAATTATAATCTGTAAAATCTATAGAATGTTTTCCAACACCTTCAGATATAAAAAACAACGTATAAAAACCAATAACATGATTTGTAGTAATAAAATCTGTGCTTTCTGATTTTAAAAAATCTTCAAACCTAAAAATCTGGAAATCTGATTCTTGAGAATTAAAAGGGAAATTATTTTTTAAAATATTAATTGGCATTTATAGAGTTATTTACAACCTTAAAAATACAAAATATTAACTTAATTCCTCAATTTTAAATTTATTTCCATTAAAAAACACCTCATCTTTTATTTGTTTTCCTAACAACAATTTTCCAATTGGAGAAACCACAGAAATAGCAAAGTAATCTTTACCAAATGCAGTGAGCTTGCCGGCAGAAATGCTTAAAAAGTAATTAGCTTTGTCTGTACTAATTAAGCTTCCTAAACGTGCAACTTTAGAGGTTTTTTTAACATCTATTCTTGCTAAAACTTCTTTCATTTGGGTAATTCCTGCCAATTGCTGTCCTGCTTTTTCCATTTCTAATTGCAACATTGCGCGCCCAGTTTCATGCTTATCGCCAGCAGAACTTTTGGTTTCCGATTGCAACGCTTTCTGGTTAGAAGAAATTATATCTTCAACGGTTTGTAAACGTTTATTTACGTACTCTTTACATAATTTATATAGTTCTTCTTTTGTTTCCATAAGATTTCTCTACTGCGATCGAAATGACATTAATCTATTAATTCTGCTAATTCTTTACCAACTAAAGAGCCAATTGCAATTCCCATTCCGCCTAAACGAACACCACAAAATACATTATTAGACAATTGTTTTACAATTGCGTTTTTCTGATTTCCAACACCCATAATTCCGCTCCATCTGTGTTCAATTTCAAAATTTGTGTTTGGCAAAATTGTAGTTTTTAATATTTCTTCTAATTTATTTTGAATAATTTCTGTTTCACCAAATTCGGTAGTTTCTTCGGTTTTAAAATCGAGATTTCTTCCACCGCCAAACAGAATTCTATTATCAATATTTCTAAAATAATAATAGCCTTTATCTAAATGAAAAGTTCCTTTTATGTATAAATTTTCAATTGGTTTTGTTATGAGAACTTGTGCTCTTGCAGGTTGTATATTTTCTTTTAAAAGTTTGTTGGCAAAACCATTTGTAGCAATAAATAGTTTATTTGTTTTAAAGGTAATTTTATCGGTTTTTATTGCAACAACATTTCCACTTTCAGAAAAACTATCAACAGAAATATTGTTTAAAATTTTAATTCCTAATTTTTGAATTTTATGTACTAATTCAGAAACCATTTTACCAGTGTTTATTTGACCTTCAAATTTGTTTACAATATAATTATCCGAAGTGTTTTTAAAGTTAAAAATATTATCGGAAACTGAAAATACTTCGTCATTAAAAATAGGAAAAAGTAGCTTGTTTATTTTTTCTTTTTGTGCCAAACATTCTTCAAAAAATTGCTTGTCATTAAATAATCCGTATCCAAAATTCTGCTGAAAATCTATATTGGAATCTCCTAAATTCTTCCGAAGTAATTGTAAACCATTCCAGCGCTTTTCAACCAAATTATAAACTTCTTGTTCTGAGTGCGAATTTAAATCGTCAATAATTTCAGATAGACTTCCAAAACAAGCAAAACCTGCATTTTTTGTACTTGCTCCTTGTGGTAACATTCCTTTTTCAAGAATCAAAATTTTAGCTTTTGGATGTTTCTTCTGAAGTTCTAAGGCACAATTTAAACCTACAATTCCGCTTCCAACAATTGTAAAATCAATGTTAGAAAACCATTCTTTATATTCCCAATAACTATAATTCATTTAAATTGTCTTTTCAAAACAAATACTATTCTCCAGACCTTTGTATTGGCCATAATTCGGGATAATTTTATACCCGCTTTTTTTATAAAACTGTACAGCTTCTATTTGTCTTTTCCCGGTTTCTAAAACACATTTTTTATAACCCAATTCATTTGCCCAAATTTCTAGTTCGGTTAGTATTTTTTGAGCAACTCCTTTACCTCTACATTCTTCAGAAACAAACATTCTTTTTACCTCAACAGAAGTGTCATCAAACTTTTTAATTGCGCCACAACCAATCGGTTTTTTAGCATCATAAATAACAATTACTTGTTTTAAAACATCAATATTATTATACTGATTATAAAAGTCATGTTCATCTCCATCGGTAATTTTTAAGTACGCATCTAAATGCTTTACCAAACTTTTAAAGTCTTGGTTTTTAGAGTTTGTTCTAATACAATCTGTTATCATAATTTAAGAAACCTGCATGTTAAAAGTTTATACTTCTTTTTGAAAATGGCGTTTGAGTAAAGTTACATAATCTGTTTAAATAATTTGTACCTTGGCACACTACTTGTAAATTATATTTTATATAAATGAAGAATATGAAACTTTTTAGTCTTTTTGCAGTAATTGCAACATTATTTCAATGTGCAAGTTTAAAATTTGAAGACAATCCGCCGTTTAAAATAAATAGTGCAACGTTTAAAAATTATGTTGGCGGAATGCCTGGAGTTAGCGGAACTAACGTAGTTATAAATTACGAAACAAGTACTACGGTTAATTTTGATAGTTTATTTTTTAAAGGAAGAAAAGCTAAAATAGAATTAGAAACTAGTGGAAAGAAAAACTATATTAAAGGGCATTTTAATACTTCAACAGTAAACTCTAAAGAAGATTTAGTCCTTCATAAAGATGGTAAAAAAGAATACGGAAATAAAGTTCCTGAAAAGAAATTTCCATTCGAATTGAAAGAAAGCGAAGCTGTAATAAGTTACTTAGAAAATGGAGAAACTAAATTTTTTAAAGTAGAAAACATTAAAAAAGGAGAAGAAATTTTTTATCCTTCAGCAAAACCTAGGAAATAAAAATAATAATTAAATTACTGAATATCAATAAACAAAACACTCTTAAAAGGGTGTTTTTTATTTTTGGCACGCAATTTGTCTTAGTATAAGCATAACCTTAAAACTTATACTTATGAAAACTTTAAAATTACTCTCAATACTCCTATTAAGTAGTTTGCTATTTACATCTTGTGTAGTAAGCAACGACACTTACATAGATGACACAAGTGTTTCTTTAGAGCAATTAGTTACCGATTACGATTTATGGTATATAGATTACCATAGAACAAGCGGAACAGGAGATATTCCTTTTGTATCAAGAGCGTTTACTTTATCATTTTTAAATGGTCGTTTATATGCCAATAACAATATTGTAGATATTGGTAGAACTGGAAATGGTCTTGGAATTTTAGTTGGAAATTACGACACTTACAATGGCATTTTAGAAACCAATCACGATTTAGATGGTTATAACGATTTTGATGTACATCAAATTTCATCAAACGAAATAAGAATATACAACCCAAGAGAAAATGTAAACTACTATTTAATTGGTTATCAGAAAAACAATTTTGATTACGATAAATTGTTCTATGAAAATATTGAATACTTTTTACAAGAATATATAGATTGGGAAAAAACAGCAGTAACTGGTGGAACTCCAAATGCTTTTGATGATGAAAATTTTTTAGCTTTTACACCAGAAAATATAACAACTTTCTATTCTTCACAAGACGCGCTTGGCACGGATGTTGATTCTATAGATTGGGATTATGTAGGAGATTACAAAATATATGATGTAGATGGTTATGAGGATTTAAAAGTTTTAACACTTAATTATGATGCTGGAGATATTGAAGAATTTGAATTGAGCGTTATAAATGACGGAAAGATAAGTTTATATCATATAGATTCAGACACAACGTACGATTTTTCTGGAAGAGGATTTATCCAATACTTAAAGGGCGGAGATGCTAAGCCAGCTGTAAGGAACAGCGGTAGAAAACGTACTAAAGTAGTAAGAGAAAAAAAGATTAGAAGAAATTTAAAATAAAGTTTGGTTAGTTGATTTTTGGTTGGTTATTTCACAATAACCAATTGAAAGGAAAGCCACCTCGAGAGAGGTGGCTTTTTCTATGTCTTATTTTCTTTTTTTAATAGAAACAACTACCTTTAACCAAAACAAAATTTAATGAGTAAAACAGCATTTATAACAGGCGCAACTTCTGGTATTGGAAAAGCTACAGCAGAGTTGTTTGCAAAAAATAATATTAGATTAATTCTCTGCGGAAGACGTGCAGAACGTTTACAAGAATTGCAACAAGAATTAAGTAAATTAACAGAAGTAACCACTTTACAATTCGATGTTTCTAAAAGAGACGAAGTAGAAAAAGCTATAAAATCTATTCCAGATAGTTTTAAAGAAATAGATATCTTAATCAACAATGCTGGGAATGCTCATGGTTTAAGTGCTATTCAAGATGGAAGTATTGACGATTGGGACGCAATGTTAGATATTAACGTAAAAGGATTGTTGTATGTTTCTAAAGCAATTATTCCTAATATGATAGAAAATAACAACGGTTTTATTGTAAATATTGGTTCTATTGCCGCAAAAGAAGTGTACGCAAACGGAAATGTGTATTGTGCATCAAAACATGCTGTAGATGCTTTAAACAAGTCTATGCGGTTGGATTTGAATCAACATAACATAAGAGTTTCTGCAATTCATCCAGGTTTGGTAGAAACCGAGTTTTCTGACGTTCGTTTTAAAGGCGATATCGAAAGAGCAAAAACAGTTTACCAAGGTTATAAAGCATTACAGGCAGAAGATATTGCAGATATTATTCACTTTGTAATTACTAGACCATATCATGTAAATATTGAAGATTTAGTTGTGTATCCAACAGCACAAGCAAGTGCGACTATTATTAATAAAAATTAAGTTTGAAATTTAAAGAAACCTGATTTTAGTGATTAAAATTTGTATTTCAACTCAACTAAAAAAACACGAGGTAATGTAAAAACTTGATTAGATATAAGTAAATTAGAACTAAAAGAATTTGTCGTTATAACACCATTATTATAAATATTCCTAAAGTTTAAACTATAAGAAAACTTACTGTTTGGTTTAGCGTATCCTAAATATAAATTTTGTAATGTGTAATTTAGAGTATTATCACTAAAATTTTTAACAAAATGTGTTGAGAAATCAGTTTTAAAAATAAAGTTCTTTAAAAATTTAGAATCAAAGTTTAATGAAAATGTATTTTCTGTAGAACGGGAATCTTCATCAGAAGTTACTTGATACCCAGAATGTTTATATTTTAAATTAATCTGTGTGTTTTTAGTCAATTTTAATAGCCATTTACTACTTAATAGATACTCAAAAGAATTTATAATGCTTACATCTTCATTAATTACTTGATTGGTTTTAAACCAATCTAAATCTACTTCAAATTCTAAGCTAGATTTACTAAAAATAAGTCCATAATTTGTATTAAAACTTAAGTTTTCTTCAGGTAAGTTAAGAATAACAGGTGTACTTAACCGATATATACCACTTTGAGTTATGCTGTTGTTTTTTACCGGATTATTAATACTATAATCAATAGAAAAATCAAGAAAATAATCATCAATGTTTTCATAATCACTATAATATAAGCTAAAATTATGAGAACGTTCATCGATAAGGTTTGGATTTCCTTGTAGCAGTGAATTAAAGCCAGTTACTTTTAAATTTTCTAAATAATTCAAATCATTTAAATATCTGTTGGTAAACGTATAGTCAAAATCTAAATCTATATCATCTTCTATTTTATAATTGATATTTAATTTTGGTTCAATAAAAAAATTAGTGTCTTTAATTTGAGCACGTTTAAATCTGTAATAATGTGGTTTGGCTTCTAAATTAAATTCAAATTTACCTAATTTGGACTTTATTCCAAAACCAAAATTTAAATCAGAAAGGGTTAAAGGATTATTATTACCCAGTTCAGAAAAATCTATTCTAGAATTATCTTGAAAAACCTGACTAATATCATTTCTTATCTTTGAGTTTTTATAATTAAAACCAATATTATAAAATAGATGAAAATACCTACTAGCAAGCCAATAATCTTTTAGGAGAATATTAAATCTTTGAGCATTAATATCGTTTATTTGGTTTATTTGATAATTTGTTGTTTGAGTTAATGGTAAAAATTCTTCTAAAAAAACAGTATTACTTGACCAATTATCTGTAGAATTAGAGTTGGTAATACTATGATGTAAAGCCAAACCCATGGTATGCTTATCATTCAGTTTTAAATAACCTTCTAAATTGTGTGAAAAACTATCACTTTTACCCTCTAC of the Tenacibaculum todarodis genome contains:
- a CDS encoding carboxypeptidase-like regulatory domain-containing protein, whose protein sequence is MNFKKLIVYYFLFFCAVTFTQNNRVIVGGVVTDSLQNPLQNVTLIAKPKQQNIKIKYAITDTKGYYKLQLKKGVFYQLSISHLGYNSINKEVLLSENNSTHNFKLNTKKENLDEVVINYKYQPIKKKKDTITYNLKSFTNGNEFKMKDVLNKLPGIKVDKNAIKVQGKTVTKLLVEGKPFFNGSTKLAIENIPADVMDKIEIISNYKESELLRNLADNEDLALNVVLKEDKKDFAFGDIEAGVGLDNFYSLHATLFKYNPKSNISFIGDINSFNNSSLSFSDLSRLVGGSSNLFKRSALSNTLSSFASNNAERFESVTRFSALNFQKEFSTKFTISGYVIYSNNDIVNKSSSIREYLGEEPIFETRNDIGDTDNSAALFNIKFDYNPSSSQKWIYNVNYIKNTTNYEKESISNLENTNQFFTSVEGKSDSFSHNLEGYLKLNDKHTMGLALHHSITNSNSTDNWSSNTVFLEEFLPLTQTTNYQINQINDINAQRFNILLKDYWLASRYFHLFYNIGFNYKNSKIRNDISQVFQDNSRIDFSELGNNNPLTLSDLNFGFGIKSKLGKFEFNLEAKPHYYRFKRAQIKDTNFFIEPKLNINYKIEDDIDLDFDYTFTNRYLNDLNYLENLKVTGFNSLLQGNPNLIDERSHNFSLYYSDYENIDDYFLDFSIDYSINNPVKNNSITQSGIYRLSTPVILNLPEENLSFNTNYGLIFSKSSLEFEVDLDWFKTNQVINEDVSIINSFEYLLSSKWLLKLTKNTQINLKYKHSGYQVTSDEDSRSTENTFSLNFDSKFLKNFIFKTDFSTHFVKNFSDNTLNYTLQNLYLGYAKPNSKFSYSLNFRNIYNNGVITTNSFSSNLLISNQVFTLPRVFLVELKYKF
- a CDS encoding NAD(P)/FAD-dependent oxidoreductase, which translates into the protein MNYSYWEYKEWFSNIDFTIVGSGIVGLNCALELQKKHPKAKILILEKGMLPQGASTKNAGFACFGSLSEIIDDLNSHSEQEVYNLVEKRWNGLQLLRKNLGDSNIDFQQNFGYGLFNDKQFFEECLAQKEKINKLLFPIFNDEVFSVSDNIFNFKNTSDNYIVNKFEGQINTGKMVSELVHKIQKLGIKILNNISVDSFSESGNVVAIKTDKITFKTNKLFIATNGFANKLLKENIQPARAQVLITKPIENLYIKGTFHLDKGYYYFRNIDNRILFGGGRNLDFKTEETTEFGETEIIQNKLEEILKTTILPNTNFEIEHRWSGIMGVGNQKNAIVKQLSNNVFCGVRLGGMGIAIGSLVGKELAELID
- a CDS encoding ABC transporter ATP-binding protein codes for the protein MLKVNNISFNYKESKNVLKDINFQLKAGEHLCIMGESGSGKSTLLKIIYGLLDLEKGDISWNKEPVLGPKHNLVPGFENFKYVAQDFDLMPYTSVSENIKKFLSRFYPEESEKRTQELLEVIEMKPFENTKVKNLSGGQQQRVAIARALAKEPEVLLLDEPFGQIDNFKKNSLRRNLFTFLKEKNIACIIATHDENDALSFSDKLIVIQDQKIIANDTPIAIYNNPKSKYIASLFNDVNEITINSETLLLYPHQIKIVESIGTESSSAQATVLNAYFKGFYWLIEVDFNGKSVFLNHTSEVEKGNLIQLKL
- a CDS encoding SDR family NAD(P)-dependent oxidoreductase, translated to MSKTAFITGATSGIGKATAELFAKNNIRLILCGRRAERLQELQQELSKLTEVTTLQFDVSKRDEVEKAIKSIPDSFKEIDILINNAGNAHGLSAIQDGSIDDWDAMLDINVKGLLYVSKAIIPNMIENNNGFIVNIGSIAAKEVYANGNVYCASKHAVDALNKSMRLDLNQHNIRVSAIHPGLVETEFSDVRFKGDIERAKTVYQGYKALQAEDIADIIHFVITRPYHVNIEDLVVYPTAQASATIINKN
- a CDS encoding flavin-containing monooxygenase, translating into MKDYIIIGAGQSGLAIAYYLNKHKENYVIVDANAEIGAPWLKRWDSLKLFTPSEFNSLPGFKFPHKKGHYANKFEVATYLKKYVAKFNIPIEFNQKIIALKKENGVFTLKSETQNFEAKNVIIATGPFHKPFTPSCHTKISKDIFQIHSEHYKSPNQLQEGATLVVGAGDSGVQILEEVSKTNKPVYFSGNTNITSLPQEILGKTLWWWFSKVGFLTANKYSWIGKKLSKSGQPVIGTDVKTLFKKKNVTCVGRTLDANEQTIIFEKQKVNDIKNIVWATGFKPNFNWIEGIELDESYYPKNYRGVSENLDGLYFLGLPWLYTRGSATLGGVKKDAKYLKKYIFKKAEKK
- a CDS encoding M13 family metallopeptidase; the encoded protein is MKIIKKALFVSAIAAGMIACKSDQSEEKSAGIILENMDTSVKPTDDFFRYVNGTWLDKTEIPADRTSWGGFGELRKKTDADVLDILNEAIEQRDFPKVKDANGNEIDSDQEKAVNYYETIMDTVARNEQGIEPIKPFLAKIDEIKTKKDVETYITNMAPYGGGGFYGFGVYNDLKNSSQYAGYMGAGGLGLSRDYYVDAKVADKLAKYQEFVAKMFVTFGDDEATAKKNAATIVAFEKSLAEPQMTKEERRDTRKMYNPMSVAELSKLSPGIDWDAHLKGIGVTDLDKIIVTDLGYFKALSGVLASRSVEDIKLLLRWNTINGSLGVLSTDLETANWEFYSKEMRGAKQQRPRDERALGNLNGAVGEALGKLYVDKMFPPEAKKKAEEMIDNVMLGFEKRIAGLEWMSEETKTKALEKLHKLTVKIAYPDVWKDYAALQVKGLEKGGTYFENAKNVTKWNYNKNMAKLGKPVDRTEWGMSPQTVNAYFNPVNNEIVFPAAILQPPFYDYKADEAVNYGGIGAVIGHEISHSFDDSGARFDGDGNLKNWWTDQDSEKFAVIGKQLVKQYSDIVAIDSMHLNGEFTLGENIGDLGGVQAAYEGLQIFLEKEGRPANIDGYTPEQRFFLSWGTIWRTKMRDEALKNLIMTNTHAPGQYRAYMPLKNVDAFYEAFGVKEGDKMYIKPEERVRIW
- a CDS encoding 3-oxoacyl-ACP synthase, which produces METKEELYKLCKEYVNKRLQTVEDIISSNQKALQSETKSSAGDKHETGRAMLQLEMEKAGQQLAGITQMKEVLARIDVKKTSKVARLGSLISTDKANYFLSISAGKLTAFGKDYFAISVVSPIGKLLLGKQIKDEVFFNGNKFKIEELS
- a CDS encoding GNAT family N-acetyltransferase — encoded protein: MITDCIRTNSKNQDFKSLVKHLDAYLKITDGDEHDFYNQYNNIDVLKQVIVIYDAKKPIGCGAIKKFDDTSVEVKRMFVSEECRGKGVAQKILTELEIWANELGYKKCVLETGKRQIEAVQFYKKSGYKIIPNYGQYKGLENSICFEKTI
- a CDS encoding helix-turn-helix domain-containing protein, producing the protein MPINILKNNFPFNSQESDFQIFRFEDFLKSESTDFITTNHVIGFYTLFFISEGVGKHSIDFTDYNYEKGTILSVRKNQIHKFYLNSNTKGFILCFKEEFLNSYLNENEVANAIQMFNELLVSPKTQTREREFHGVFQLVTGIENEILHINDKYSLKLIRSLIHILITLIYRIKSEGHNKVQLSKYIKEFIRFQNLLEQDYCKTKKVFDYASKLGFSTKKLNTIVKFITNKPAKEFIDQTVMVKLKSLLLHSSLSVKEIAFKTGFNDSTNLYKYFKKHNNTTPEEFRKLNKD